The following is a genomic window from Mus musculus strain NOD/MrkTac chromosome 17 genomic contig, GRCm38.p6 alternate locus group NOD/MrkTac MMCHR17_NOD_IDD1.
ctgcctccagagtgctgggattaaaggtgtgtgccaccacgcccagctgatacCGGGACATTTTTATTATTGGTATAGACACAGCAGCATGGATGTGACAagtagctagagagatggctcagcatttgtgCTCTTTCCAGGATCAGACCGAGTTCAAGTTAGACACCCATGTCAGataactgtctgtgactctagtttcaggggacctCTTCTTGCTTCCTCAGACatctgcacatatacacacactcacacagagacataacataaaaaaatcaaaccttGGGCCAGCGAGGtgtttcagcagttaagagcactggctgctcttccacagctagtgagttcaattcccagcaattacagggtggctaacaaccatctgtaatgggatctgatgccctcttgtggtatgtctgaagacagctacattgtacgcataaaataaatctttaaaaaaaaacacaaaaataaaataaaaccttaaaaaataaatatgatacTTTATATTtacagggaagggaaaggaattaGAGATAAAGTCAATGAGATGAAGCGTACGAGGACAAAGATGAATTAATAAAACGAAAATACAGGTAGACTACATTTGATTCATGTGGTAAGGTTTTTGCATAGTTATACTCCTTTACTGAACCTCTCTTCTTTGTGTCTTACAGTCTGTCATCTACTACAGAGGCAGGATAGGTCTGAAGATGTTAGGGAGGAAAACTTAAGCCTACAAGGCATGCAGATTTCCCATTCAGCTTACTGAGAGTGTGTCAGCTGGGCTTCACTTCCTTCCAGAGCAGCCTCCTGAATGCCCTCTTTACTTCCTTGTTCCTTAGGGTATATATGAGAGGGTTAAGAGAAGGAGTTCCCACAGCATAGAAGAGACCAAAGAACTTGCCCCTCTCTCGAGCATAAGGATTCTTGGGCTGCAGATAAACAGCGATGACTGAGCTGTAGAAGAGAGTGACCACAATGAGGTGGGAAGAGCAGGTCCCAAAAGCTTTCCTGCGCCCCTTTGCAGAGCTTATCCTCAGCACTGCCCTGGCAATGGCACCATAAGAGACAAGGATGAGGCTCAGAGGTACAACCAAGATGAAGACACTGGCAACAGCCATTTGTATCTCATTATAGGTGGTGTCCCCACAGGACAGTCGAATCAAAGCAGGGACCTCACACACGAAGTCGTCAACCTGATGGTGGGGACAGAAGGGCAGGCGCAGAGTGGATGGCGTCTGAACTACTGACTCCACTAGGCCAATC
Proteins encoded in this region:
- the Olfr90 gene encoding olfactory receptor 90 (The RefSeq protein has 5 substitutions compared to this genomic sequence); amino-acid sequence: MVNQSSPVGFLLLGFSEHPQLEKVLFVVVLCSYLLTLLGNTLILLLSTLDPRLHSPMYFFLSNLSFLDLCFTTTCVPQMLFNLWGPEKTISFLGCFVQLFIFLSLGTTECILLAVMAFDRYVAVCQPLHYATIIHPRLCCQLAAVAWTIGLVESVVQTPSTLRLPFCPHHQVDDFVCEVPALIRLSCGDTTYNEIQMAIASVFILVVPLSLILVSYGAIARAVLRISSAKGRRKAFGTCSSHLIVVTLFYSSVIAVYLQPKNPYARERGKFFGLFYAVGTPSLNPLIYTLRNKEVKRAFRRLLWKEVKPG